From the Drosophila willistoni isolate 14030-0811.24 chromosome 2L unlocalized genomic scaffold, UCI_dwil_1.1 Seg168, whole genome shotgun sequence genome, the window TTactgataaatgcgttccttatgtgaatgtctctactgTCTCCAGTGCGCtggtctggttcacacgtaggctgtctaatctccgtaacattaaatcgagatattttaaaagatttaaaaaaactggttcgcgacttgactatgcaacctattgtgtattttttccactttgctcttaattctctaactGATAAGTGCGTttcttatgtgaatgtctctaccgtctccagtgcgccggtctggttcacacgtaggctgtctaatctccgtaacattaaatcgagatattttaaaagatttaaaaaaactagttcgcgacttgactatgtaACCTATTGTGTAGCGAGGTcccaattttgtcttttaaatactcaatgctacaacaattatatcgtgcgctgtaaggttgaattttataagaatcCCCAAAAGATtctacaactttgttaattctaaacgacGTTCTAATTTACTACCTttcaccttcagacttaatgaccagactgctaataatgattcagatattgcagatctgtttcctaaattctttcagtcgacttattctactactgtttcggatcccacaccctatcccttttcaatcccacatttaaattgtatgttttttcctagtattactgaagactgtattatctctagcttattatctatgaagtcttccttcgtacctgggcctgataatatacctagttgcatccttaaaatgtgttcgatttccctatctaagcctttatctcggttattctttataacgagtgagacttgtagctttcctGATGTTtagaaggagtcttttatcgATACGGTttatcattctatgcttctcgcgaaacttaacatggGCTTTTCCCcgaaactgttggcttggttaaaatcctatcttattggcagaaccaaaaaggtgtcttttcgttcctccatatctaaaactgttcgagttagcTCAGGTGTCCCCCAAGGCAcccatctgggcccactgctattaatgatttgcccttggttcattcacgcgtgctcatggttgcggatgacgtcaagatttgttattcctataatgatccttctttccaacagtacttgcaatcagatctcgatgcgttctgtgattggtgccacgttaataaattacatctTAATGCCTCAAAatgttcttttatgacattcagtcgtttgtctccgtacCTAGCACATTACTCTATCAAGtatgttctgttagattgtgtaccatcattcaaagacttaggcgttatgtttgacccaaaactttcatttaattttcaccTCTAtccaattgtcaatagagcatgcagtcttcttggcttcataAAACGTTGTACCAAAGAATTTGGTGACCCCTTCGTAACAacggttttatacacttcgttatttcgccctactctagaatattgctcgccagtgtggaaccctcagtatgatgttcaccagcgtagtattggaTCGGTttagaagcaattccttaagttcgCGTTACGCGGTTTTAATTTAGACCGGAGTGTTCGCCTCCCTTCTTATTCTGGCAGACTTCTTTTTATTAAACtttcttcactttacaaccgtagacTTGTATTTGGCATTCtttttctccataaactagtcaacggtgaagtcatttcttctaatttactagatacgctatatttttgtgttccctcacgtcggaccagaaacttttttcctattcaccttagaccgtagatgtctgactaactactctcttcgcgacccttttcgtgttctttgctaATCTTTTGACAatctttctcaccttatctctcctcatctttctgtcacttctcttcgcgctatacttttcaatcatccctgaccacactGACTGTGAATcagggcatagctggcaccttgtgcaaataaaacacctccactgggtcggggatgtttggttgtgtataaagctaagctaccttctttaaTCAATTTGTTGTCTGTATTTTAGttaaagctttttcgtcgactgctggttagttgacgtaaataaataaataaataatccTCTTTTTCGATGTCGAACGGAACTTATAAAAGTGGGCAAAGAAAATTCGAGAATTTACAAATTATGCGGGTTGCATTATAatcccaatttttttttaattgattgtAATGTgagaaacattttttgttaaacgcttttccttgtaaaaaaaaaagaaaaagaaaaagtgctcaaataaaataaaaatgctaaTTACGAACTAATATATTctcaaaatacataaaatattaaaatttgtatttatatggtcggagatgcttccttctaagCGTCGCACacttttaatataaaaatttgtttttgaacgtttctttcagatattttccaaaattacgcacacatacaaatgCAACACATGGACAACACAtgtaaaattacaaaaaccaATGTAAAACAAACGGAATCTAATCACAATTACCATCGTTGTATTCTATtctttgaaaaatattaaataaaattttaattattagtgTTTAACATGTCGAAAAATTAATGTAAATGTTGTAAGGTGCTGCACTACTATTTATGAACATAACTGTATATGCAAACACATTTTTCGAGAATATCAATATAAAAAATGATGCATTATAGTAAAGCAGAAAACTTGGAACAGGAATTGACCATAAATGACCTCCCTTTTGATGATTTTATCCCAAAGAATTCAAAGAATTTTTTATGGATGCAGGTAAGTCTCTAAAAAACGGTATCCGAAGAAGAATAGTAATGTTTGTTTGGTCTTTAAAGGTTAAAGGTGGCACTAAAGTTAGAAATGTGGTGGAATATGTTCACTCTTCTTTAAATAAGGGAGAATACCGTATGTTAGTATGGAGTGGCTCAGGCGGGGGTGTTATCAAGACAATTTCCTGTGCCGAGATtctgaaacaacaacaaccactctACCAGGTGACCCGCATGGCCTACACGGAGTAAGTTCCAATTAAACTAACGCATCGGATGCTTTTTAATACCGAACTGTTTTACAGTGTGGAGGAGTATTGGAAACCCCAAATAAACGGTCTTGAAGAAATTATTGTGAAACGTCGTATACCTGCAATACACATTCTAATGAGTATAGATAAGTTAAATGAAAACATCGAAGGGTAAGTAGTTTTGATTGATTGGTTTACATTTGATTTTAAAGAGTTGTCAAAAGATTCCAGAATTCAAACACTAGGACTGACTTTTGGCGAGACAATCAGAAGCAGCAGCCGAAGTTCCATTCTGCAGCGGCATCTATGAAATCTTCTATTGACAAGGCGCATCCACATTAATAACACAGCAcaatataaacaataaaaactttGATCAAAATTTTAAACGCAATTCAAAAGTTCATGTTTTAAAGTTGCAGTGCAGAATTCAATAATTAAAAGGGTAAATCCAAAGAAAGGCGCtattgcaaaaattttttttttaaatatctaGTAAgcttaattatttttatcgaTTTCAAATGTcaccaaaaattaaaataagaaCACTTGAGCAATCAGTTTACACTCCTTGGCCTCTTCCGTAATAGCTATAACTAATTTGTATTACTTTATTTGGAGGACGATCGAAGTAGTAAATAAAGTCAGCATGAAATCGATTGAAACAAAAGTTTGTGAATAACGAATgattaaatatcaaagaagatAACCATGCTTGCCATTGAAATCTTTAATTCCTTTAAtgaatttctttctttctttctttcaaatatttttttacccTAGTAGACaaagttataatttttattggaaattataacttttattttttgcaacGCAGTCGAGATGTTTTCGACCACAAGCTATTTGGGCATTTCCGCGGCACGACTTTTGAAAGTAGAATAAACTTTTATATgtgaaatgaataaaaaaaaaaaaaacagagggccggggctaactttcaccgcgtcaaagtttgtataaccttgcaagttttttgtgtaaatgGTCTAATGTTTTCGAAAGAACGGCtcaggaaataacgaagatattgatcaaagtcactgttcaccaccgattgttcctatgggagctatatgatatcgtcggccgatcttaatcaaatttgccacagtcattaatagttatgctaaactgacaaatataaatttttctgaCAACTgtttcaaaagtaacgaagttattaacaaaagaCACTGTATTCTTCCGATcggtcctatgggagctatatgatatagtcacccgatcttgatcaaatttggcacagtcggtTGTTAGTGTAATAAagtcataaatatttaatttcacgacaatagctcagaaaacaacaaagttattgagaaaaatcACTGATCGTGACTTCGatgtttgtatgggagctatatgataagtgatccgatccggctgaatccgagatatacaaactgtgctgTATATAcgagcctacatgcaaaattttagctctttagctcttacggtctagaaGGAGATTgcgtcgatccagacggacggacggacggacggacatggccaTTTGAACTCgcctcgtcgtgctgatcacgacgataaagtatatatactttatatggtcggagatgcttccttctatgcgttgcacacttctaaccaaaattaatataccttttttgcaagggtataaaaaatcaaatgtttTCAACacttacaaatttttaagAGTGGACTATTAATCGTAAAAAAATGTTAGGCCTCCAGTTAATAACAATCGCCAAACTCTGCAAATTGTGTATGAAAGTGATTCTTTTGGGTCATCCACGCGACATCGCTCACAGAAAATTTTTTTCCAGTATCATGGCAATTATATCCACCATTTTAGTCATTACATTAGTAGTGAAGCAAAAAATACGAGCAAAAGTAATAAAGAGATATCCATGAGATGAAAACAACTAATTTAAACGAAGAATTTAGGTAGAAAGACTCTACGGTAAGAGAACTAAAGAAGCCTAAAAAGGtacaaagttaaaaaaaatatcaaatttgtACACTTAAAAATAAGATTAACTAAAGTTAATATAAGAGTGAAATATATGaattaaagttaattaataaaagtgacttatCCTTTTCTATGGCAGCTATACGTTAGTGATTGTTGCATATATCTAGCAACCCCTTCACTGTATAGAAGgtcattttaaaaatttatatttttaattatgcataaataaagaaggaagcatctccgaccatatatagtatatatattcttgatcagcacgacgaaaTGGGTTCAAATAGacatgtccgtccgttcgtccgtctggatcaacgcaaactcctcccagaccgttggagctataGAGCTGAAAAGTTGCATGTAGGCTTACGTGTGCTAATAACACAAGCGAGTcaatatcaccaattaggagcttgtgcataaaaataaagaattcgtttattttacctcttcacaaatgtggcaataaatccgacgtcactacagaggaatttctaaattgtcagcgatacctaaactgtttgagaaaattatgacggctcaaatacagcatttatgtaaacctattttttcgccatgccagcatgggtttgtcaagaataggtttaccacaactaaccttttccagtttacatcttttgtaatccaaggttttaaaaaacaaaagcaaactgatgttatatatacggatttcagtaaggctttcgattcggtaaaccatgccttactattacataagctgaatttagttggctcTCCGGgtgctctgcttgcttggatttcacaatatctaagcaataggaggcagagggttctttttaggtcctctctttctaagatcatttgtgttgaatcgggagtctCACAGGGCAGTCCCCTTGGCCCATTACTACTcacaatttttattaatgatctccccaccgttcttttaaattccagagatcttatgtatgccgatgatgtaaaaatcgctaatcgcatcgtagactctctctcgGTGTAGGGCTAACTTGTTATCGCTAAACTGTTCTAagaattactttttaaataatttcccgttagaaagaattaataatacttctttggttgtaaaagatttggggatcttaatagaccacaaacttagttttaatcagaatatatcgactactgttagtagggctaagagtgcTCTTGACTTtataaagcgctggtcgaaggagtttaaggatccatatactaccaaaatactttttacttctttagtccgcccctTATTggagtatggatcttgtgtttggtctccccattatgagttttatcaaaacaaattagaatctgcacaaaaacagtttttactctttgcctttcgtgatttgcgctgggatccaactgtacaacttccatcttattctagtcgacttcagttaattaaccttccttctttaactaatgcAGAActatgcttggtgtaacttttctttacaaacttttgaatggtgagattgactctttCGAGCTGTTGAgtcaaattaacatttctgttccatctagaaggacccgtaatttcacaccgcttatacttcccactcGCACAAGTAACTTTTCTCTGCAagaaccttttcgtatactatgtagtgactacaacagactttggcacgttatcggttccgaaacgACTCCGActttagcggacgttgacgatactatgcgcaatacgttcaagtggcccctacgacaccaggataaggcctgtttcgcgcgagcccaagcagataactgcccacctcccacccgaccgaccgaggggtgctgccgtataacgcacggcacgaatcgcgtggacaaaatacacaatagaaaagacagacaaacacataatactatagctatctattaactaaatgggataggatagatgttttaagcatatacaagattgtaatcagagcagaggaccctaaaaggttcatgcatagcatagttagaagaacaacgactaagggataaaggtattaaaggatgtatactccgtctacatggtaccgacagattcacctgagctaataactcaggcgagtcgatatcaccaattaggagcttgtgcataaaaatgacaccaagcataattctacggttagttaaggaaggaaggttaatccaaagaagtctactagaatacgaaggcaaattgacattgcgatccgagcttaagccacgaaatAGGAAGAACTGTTTTTGAACGGACACAAGTCTAGTCTAGTGCGACTCATATTAatgtgaccaaatgcaagatccatactctaaaataggacggacaagcgaagtaaaaaaaactcatagcctttgcgaccgtggtggaaatatgggtgttaaaatttaacttatggtccataagtacgcccaaatcattgttattatttagacgttctaaaggactattgtttagaaaataagtgaccagttaaGGAGAATTACGAAAAAAAGGCATTActttacatttggtagtgttaagatttaatagaTTAAACTGTttccaggattgaaagtttttaagatcagcttgtagccgactaaatgaatctgtatctttataagtaagacaaagcttgacatcgtcagcatacataagcacacgcgaatgaacaatgactgatggaagatcgttaatgaataatgtgaaaagcagagggccaagataactaccttgaggtactccAGATGTCACAGGAATAGAattggaaaaagaagacttaaaaagtaccttctgttttctattcgttaaatattctcgaacccaagaaaggaaaagaggTGGAAACCCAATATCGTTCAGTTTACAGAGTAATAGAATACGATTAACaaaatcaaaggctttgctgaagtcagtggatatgacatcagtttgtttagcatttttgaaccccttgataattatagtgataaattctaa encodes:
- the LOC6652206 gene encoding ribonuclease P protein subunit p25-like protein isoform X1, whose translation is MMHYSKAENLEQELTINDLPFDDFIPKNSKNFLWMQVKGGTKVRNVVEYVHSSLNKGEYRMLVWSGSGGGVIKTISCAEILKQQQPLYQVTRMAYTDVEEYWKPQINGLEEIIVKRRIPAIHILMSIDKLNENIEGVVKRFQNSNTRTDFWRDNQKQQPKFHSAAASMKSSIDKAHPH
- the LOC6652206 gene encoding ribonuclease P protein subunit p25-like protein isoform X2; translation: MMHYSKAENLEQELTINDLPFDDFIPKNSKNFLWMQVKGGTKVRNVVEYVHSSLNKGEYRMLVWSGSGGGVIKTISCAEILKQQQPLYQVTRMAYTDVEEYWKPQINGLEEIIVKRRIPAIHILMSIDKLNENIEGFQNSNTRTDFWRDNQKQQPKFHSAAASMKSSIDKAHPH
- the LOC6652206 gene encoding ribonuclease P protein subunit p25-like protein isoform X3, which codes for MMHYSKAENLEQELTINDLPFDDFIPKNSKNFLWMQVKGGTKVRNVVEYVHSSLNKGEYRMLVWSGSGGGVIKTISCAEILKQQQPLYQVTRMAYTDVEEYWKPQINGLEEIIVKRRIPAIHILMSIDKLNENIEGIQTLGLTFGETIRSSSRSSILQRHL